TTTTCTACTTTAGAGTGAAAAACTATTTTTCAGCACCTCAAAAAGAAATTTAGCCTTAAAATTAAATTAAAATTAAAAATCACTTTGAATAAGTTTTTTAATTATGAAAAAAAAATCTTAACTTTATCCGCTCAAAAGATGTTCGGATAAATATTATCTAACAACTAAAACACAAAATAATGGAAATCAAGAAAAATCCCAAAGCAAATCTGGAAAAATACAAATTATTATTTCTGGCAATCAGTTTAGTTATCAGTTTAGGAGCATTAGTGTCTGCTTTTCAACATTCATCATCTTCACAAGGTTCTGACTTTAGTTTGGATCAAAATATTGAAGAAGAAGAGTTGATGGAGATCACACGCCAAGATATGCAAGAACCGGAACCGGAACAACCTCAAGAACAACAGCAACAACAAACAATTGAGATCATTGAGATTGTTGACAACAGCCAAGATATTGATGAAGATACAGAATTCGATTTTGAATTTGACGAAGATGAAGAAATTGACCTTGAAGAAACAGAAGAAGAACCGGAAGATAAAATCTTTATCTATGTTAAGAATATGCCGGTATTTCCCGGCGGTAAATTAGCATTAAGACGATATGTTGCAGACCACGTAGTATATCCTGCAGTAGCAAGAGAAAACGGAATTGAAGGAACTGTATTTTTACGTTTTGAAGTTACAAAAAGCGGTAAAATCGGCAAAGTAGAATTACAAAAAGGTGTAGATCCTTTATTAGATGATGAAGCAATAAGAGTTATTAAAGAACTCCCGAAATTTAAACCCGGAGAGCAAAACGGAAAAAAAGTAAATGTTTGGTATTCAATTCCTGTTACATTTAAATTAAATTAAACAAAAAATCATAAATGTTAGTGAATTTTTGTTTCCTGAATTTTAATTGTGAAAACAGCCGTATATCGGCTGTTTTTTATTATAGGCAAGATCAATTTTTGAATAACGAATAATAAAGTAAACTCATAATTGCAAAAAGAAGTAATATATGACAATGATTGAAAAGGGAAAAAATAAACAAGAAACAGCAGTTGTCATCGGCATTATTACACAAGAGCAATCTTCGGAACAAGTGCAAGAATATCTTAATGAACTGGAATTTCTTGCTCTTACTGCGGGAGCAATTGTAAAAAAACAATTCAGCCAAAAACGTAATTTCCCTGACAGCAAAACATTTGTAGGCTCAGGTAAATTTTTGGAAATAAAAGAATATATTAAAAAGAATGAGATTGATGCTGCTATATTTGACGATGAATTAAGTCCCTCGCAACTTCGCAATATTGAAACAGAACTGAAATGTAAAGTTCTTGACAGAACAAATTTAATACTTGACATTTTTGCAAGCAGAGCAAGAACATCGCACGCAAAAACACAGGTGGAATTAGCACAGTACGAATATTTATTACCGCGTCTTCGAGGTATGTGGACTCATCTCGAACGACAAAGAGGAGGTATAGGAATGAGAGGTCCGGGAGAAAAGGAAATTGAAACAGACCGTCGTATTGTAAGAGATAAAATTGCATTATTAAAAAAGAAACTTGAACAAATAGACAAGCAAAAACACGTACAAAGGAAAAATCGCGGTAAATTAGTAAGAGTTGCTTTGGTTGGTTATACTAATGTGGGAAAATCTACTCTTATGAATTTAATAAGTAAATCTTCAATTTTTGCAGAGAATAAATTATTTGCTACATTAGATACAACCGTAAGAAAGGTAGTAATAGGAAACTTACCCTTCCTTTGTGCAGACACCGTTGGTTTTATTCGTAAATTACCTCATAATTTGGTTGAATCATTTAAGTCAACATTAGACGAAGTCAGGGAATCTGATCTCTTATTACATGTTGTTGATGTTTCTCATCCTAATTTTGAAGAACAAATAGACGTTGTAAACAATACCTTGGCAGAAATTGGTGCCGGAAATAAAAAGATGTTTAACGTTTTTAATAAAATAGATTCATATACATACATAAAAAAGGATGAAGATGACCTCTCTCCTGAAACAAAAGAGAATTATTCATTAGATGTTCTGAAAAATATGTGGTTTGCAAATGAAAATGATACGGTTTTTATTTCTGCCAAGAAAAAGCTGAATATTAATGAATTAAAAGAAAAAATATACGCCGAAGTTATTAAGATTCATAAAATACGTTATCCTTATAACGATTTTTTGTATTAACTTTGAAACATGAAACGCACCCTATCTATCCTCTTTTTGATATTACCGCTTACCGGCATAAGCCAACAAAATATCAACTTGCAATTGGTATTAGAAAAAGGTGATAAATATTCGATTGAAAGAGAATTAAATTCTGTTACCACACAAGTTGTAACGGGTGAAACTCAAATCATAAAAAAAACCGATTCATCATTATATGAATTTGAGATCATTGAAAAACCTACTGATTCAACTTTTTATATTAAAATTGCATACAAACGATTTAAAACAATTATTGAAGCAAAAGGGGAAATAAACAGTTTTGATACCGATAACATAAAAGATGAGGAAAATCCTTTGGAGAAGCTTTATCTTTCATTAACAGGGAATGATATTTATTGCCTAATATCTGATAAAGGACGACACATCAGAACTGACAGCCTTGATGCTTTTTATGAATCACTTGAATCTGTTACAGGTTCAGATGCGGAAACTTTTAATTCATTCAAGGATATGTTCAATGTAAATGCCTTGAAAGACTTAATTCCAATAGTTTCTTTCCCGGATAAAGATATTATACTGAATGAAAGTTGGACACTTGCCGATACAAGTTCAACCGGTATATTAAATTTTATGAATAAGAGATATACCCTTGAAAAGGTCAAAGATGATTCATATATTATTGTATGTAATTCAAATATTCAAACAGACAAAAACAAGATTCTTCCGTTAAAAAATGTTTTTTTAATTTATGATTTAACAGGAACAATGCAAGGGACAGAAATACGTGATTATGAATCTTGTATGTTGGTTCAATCTGATATTATACAAGATGCAAGCGGAATTGTCAGTTTAAAATATAACAAAAATTCAGAGCCTGCATATACTTGGCCCATACAAATTCAAAATATAATTAAAACTAAAGTAACAAAAATAAACAGCAATGAAGAATAAATTCAACTTTTCTCTTCAAGATATTTTTTTCTTCTTGATCCTGATTTCATTAACTATAGCCTTTTATAATATTTTAAAACCTTTTATAGGAGATGCTTTTTTGTCATTGATGTTAGTTATTCTTTTTAAAAAACCTTTTCGTTGGCTCAGAAAAAAATTTAAAGATAATACAAAAAAAGCTGCAGGTGTAACAACGGTAATGGTTGTTGTTGTGATAGTTATCCCTGTAATGTTTATCGGATTAATTGTAGCAAATGAAGTCGGAGATAATTATTCAAAATTAGAAGATCAATGGCCGGCAATAAAAGAACAATTAACTGAAGAAAAAATAAAAGATCAGTTTTCAGGAATTCCTTATGTTGAAGATTATGTAAATGATGTAAAGTGGGAAGATGTTGAAAAAAAGGTTGATGAAATTATTGGTACCCTTACTGAATTTGCTGTATCCTTACTTCAAAGAACTTTTACCGGCTTGGCATATTTTATCATACATGTTTTTATTATTCTGTTTCTGCTCTATTTTATGTTTGCTGACGGAGATTATCTCATAAAACGCTTACAATACCTCATTCCGTTGAAAGATAAAGATGAAGATGAAATGATGTTTAATATTGAAAAAGTTACAGACGGAATTGTCATAAATTCATTTTTGCTTGGTATTATTGAAGGAACATACGGCGGTATTTTATTTGCAATTTTGGGTGTTCCTTCTCCTGTCTTCTGGGGCATTCTAATGGCAGGTTTGTCAATTATTCCTCTGGTTGGAACGAACAGCATTTTGGTTCCTGCTGCAATTATTCATTTTTTAATAGGCGATTATGTAACAGGTGCAATAATTCTCGGTGCCGGTACGGGAGTGGTCTTGATTAATCAAAATTTAATACGTCCGAAATTAGATGCTAAAAAAAGCGGAATGCATACTGCTATGGCGCTAATCGCAAGTTTGGGCGGGTTAATGTGGTTGGGTGTAATCGGATTTCTTGCAGGACCGTTGCTGACAGCCATGTTTTTGGTAATTTGGGATCAATACGGTAAAAAGTACAAAGAAAAGTTAGAAATTTTAAATAAGGGAGAAGAGTAAATCCTTTTTATCAGCACTTTTTAATAAAGCTCATTTCAGAATTTGCTTTTAAAGAAAACCATTCATTTGATAACGCAAGTACAGCATGTAAAACAAAAGTTGCAAAAATATTTCCTGTTTGTAAAGTTATGATGCATAACACAAAACCAAAAGGTATTGCTCCAACAGTTTCTTTAATTCCTTTCGGAATATGTGCCAATGAATAAACAACAATATTTAAAATAATTGCAGCCCAAAAACCCAAATTCCTTTCTGAAACAAACAAAAGAAATCCTCTAAACATAAATTCATATGCCAACAGATAAAGTATCCAACTTAAAGCACTGATAACAAGCAGTTGCAAACTCCATTTTGAAGTTCTGATCTGCGGATATCTGTTAAGATTATCTTTCTTTTTAGAATTGAAATAACTCAATAATATCAGTATTGGTGAAAGCCCAATAATCCAATATAATGAAATTTGAAAATTTTCAGCAGAAATACCGCAGGTCAGTAAACTTTCATTAAAAACAACAAGAACGAAAGTTAAGGGAATTACACCGAAAAATAAAAAGCCCAACAATTTTTCAAACAAAACCCAATAAATTTTTATTTTTTCAATACCGGTTTTTTGAATAAACCTTTTTTTTAAAGTGTCGGAATTTGAAAGGAAATAATAAGCTGAAAAAGCAACTGTTACAATAAAAACATATATATATAAATCAAGATCAATCTCTTTCCAATCAGGTATGTTTTTCATAAGGTAACCTCTAATAATTAATTTCTTTCAAGAAACTCATTTATCAATGATTCTGCAACATCACCGATATTTACTTTTAAAATGTTTTCAGCTTTCATATCTTTTTCAATATAGCCGGAGTTTTGACTTAAATCTCCGATGTCATCAACAACAAAAACATCTTTATCCGGCAAAGACTGACTTCTGATACCGATATCTGCTCTATACTCTCCGAATTCAGAGTTTAGCAAAGCATTTCTGAATATATAATCAAAAAGTTTGTTTTTATTATTAAACGGGATGTTATAATAGCTGTCTGAATTTTCTTCCAAAAAACTTTGATCGCTGATAACTTTTAAGGCGTGTAAAATGCTTATAAAGTTCAATTTTCTTACAAATTGCTTTTCCGGATCATTGTAATATCCTCCGGATTCAATCAAAATCGTACTTGTTCCTCTTTTTTGTATGTTGTCTCCGAAAGCAGTCGGCATAAAATCATCATTATATTTTGCCGTTTTATTCGGAATAAAAGATTGTAACATACGGTTTATTGATACAATCACAAGCATAGATCGTTTTCTTCTTTCATCTGTTTCTTTTTCTGTATTATATGTCGGTGCCAAAAAGGATAAAGTTGCCGGATTTTTTGAATTTCCGGCAGCATACCAAATATCTTGATCATGCAAGTTAAATCCGAAATCCGCTTCTGTCTCATCTCTGATATTCATTAATATTTTACTTTCCGGAGCTTCAAGCCTTAAAGCATCTCTGTTGATATCAATTTCTTGTGCATTTCTTCTTTGATATCCTTCGGCACCGTCAGGGTTTAACATCGGAATAAAATACAAAGTGCAGTTTTGCAATATTTTTTCTGCTTCCGATTTAAGTTCTGCCGGGTTTTCAAAAAAGTTAAAGATGTCAAATAATGCTTGAGTTGCAGTCGGTTCGTTTCCGTGCATTTGAGACCACAGCAATATTTTTGTTTCTCCCTTGCCTGTTTTTAACAGAAATATGTCTCTTCCTTCAAAAGACTTTCCTGCTTTCTTTACATCAAAAATCGAACTTTTCCTTTCAGTAATTAAAGGCAAAATATCTTTATGCTTAAATCGTCTGCGTTTTAAGCTTGGTTCTTTGAACTTATTATAATTTTCCTGTAATTTTTGAGCAAACTTACTCATTGTCAGTGATTAAAACATGTTTCTACCACAAATTTAGTGGATTATTTATTAATGCTAAAATGATTAAATGCGACAATGCTATAATAAAAAAAGTAATAGTAGAACCTATATATCCTTTGAAAGTCGGGCAGCTTTACAGCATTACGGATTATATTTTGCTCCGGATAAAATTTTCCTTGCATCTTCTTCTTCCATTAATTTTTTTAATGTTACATTATTATTCGTCATATAGTTATCAACAATCTTAAACCCGATAAAGGTTCCTGCTCTCGGAGCTGAAACATCTGTAAAGATTGATGTATATGGTCCGTCTCCCACAAATTTTCTGATGTCTTTTTTTTCTGTTGAAAATAATAATCTCTGCTCGGCAATATAATTCCAAATTTTATTTTCGTGTTTATTTGCCCATATTAATTGTTGCTCAGTATATCTCCACTTCAAAGTATCCGGTGTTTCAGGCAACATACAATTTAAATAATACTGAATTTTTCCTTCATAAATCATATTATCCAATAAATTGTCAGATTCGTCTGCTTCATAAGGGTAATCAGTTTCGCCCATTAAGCGCATAATATCAACAGGCATCATATCTTTGATCATCCTGCGTTTTTTATATTGACTGTAGCCGACTTTATCATACAAATGAAAATTATGTTGTCCTAAATATTTGTCAAGGCCAATACCCACAATACTGTCAAGCATAACTACTGAATATCCGAATGAGGAAAAATATGTATATATATCAGGAATGTAATTTTCCGGGAAGTAATACTTATAATGTTTAAATGCTTCTTCTACAACCGGTAGTTGATCTTTTTCAAAATCAGGAAACTCTTCATCAAGAATTTTCGGAATTTCTTTCGGCTTCCAATATCTGATAAATTCATTTAAATTCTCCGGATAAAATTTATCTTCCGAACTTCCGATTTCGATTATATTATAATTATAACGTCTGAAAAACTCTCCGTATTTTTGCCTGTACAGTTTTAAATAATAATCACTGCTGTCTATATTGAATTTAAACAGGTCTTTTTCAAAATGTTTGACATTAATTTCAACTTCAATGTCAGATATATCAACTTTGTATTTGTTGTTGTTTTTGCATGATGATATTAAAAAAACAAAAATTATTAATAGGTATATGTGTGTTTTCATTTTCATTTATAAGCGGATTAAAAGATATGCACTTTTTAAAAATAATTAATATTTAAATATACGAAAAAAAAACAAATTTATTATTTTATAAAATCTAAATTCCTTCTTAAGCCTAAAAATTTTGTTCTTTTCACTGCTGATTTTTTAAAAAGTCTTTTGAAAACATCTTCCGTAATTTCTTGCCATTCTTCTTTGCTCATTTCAAGTAAATCAGGGTGTGGTAAAAAGCGTTCTTCATTATGAAATACAGGTTTGCGGTTATGTGGGCAAACATCTTGGCAAATATCGCATCCGAATATCCGGTTTTGAAACTTGCCTTTCATGTCTTCCGGAATGGCATCTTTTAATTCAACAGTAAAATATGAAATACATTTGCTTCCGTCAACAACACAGGCTTCTGTTATTGCTTGGGTCGGACAGGCATCAATGCATAATGTGCATGTACCGCAATATGAATTCATCGGTTTGTCACAATCTAATTCAAGATCAATAATGAGTTCTCCGATAAAAAAAAACGAAGTTTGTTTGGTCAGCATGTTTGAATGCTTTCCTCTCCATGCAATACCGGAAAGCTCTGCCCATTTTTTATCAAGCACGGGAGCACTGTCGGTAAAAGCTCTGCCGTTTACCTCTCCTATTTCTTCATTAATATAACTCATTAAAATTTTCATTTTATCTTTCAAAACAAAATGATAATCTTCTCCGTAAGCATATTTAGAAATAACGGGAGCTTCTTTTTGTTTTTGCAGCTCATGGGGATAATAGGAATATAACAAAGATATAACAGATTTTGCCCCGGAAACTAATAATGTAGGGTCAAGCCTTTTATCAAAATAATTTTCCATATATGACATAGACCCGTGTTTCCCGTACTTTAACCAATCTTCCAGATGTTTTGCTTCTTCTTCCAAAAAACGAGCTTTGGAAATTCCGCATGCAAAAAAGCCGAGACGTTTTGCCTCAGCTTTTATCATTTTCGTATATTTTCTCGAATTTTTCAAATTACAAAAATCCAAGTTCTAATTTTGCTTGTTCAGACATCATTGTTTTATCCCAAGGCGGATCAAAAGTCATATCTACCGTAACTTTGTTTATTTCTTCAATTTCGGAAACCTTTTCCTTAACATCTCTCACTATGCTGTCTGCCATCGGACAATTTGGTGCTGTTAAGGTCATTGTAATATCTACATTATCGTAATCGTCAACATCAATTTCATATATTAATCCGAGATCATAAACATTTACCGGAATCTCCGGGTCGTAAACAGTTTTTAATGCTTCTAATATTTTTTTTTCCGGAAGCATTATATCTTTCTCCATCTTTTTTTATTTTACATAAGTTTGCACACGAAATCTTAAATTGTAGGTAATAGGAAAAGCAACCATACTGTCAGGTAGACCTAACAGTGCATTTTCTATTGCAACAGTATCAAGTATTGCTTGCGTTTTAATGTTTACCAATGATGCTTTGATGTGATCATCTATTAGGTTTTCTGTAACAGCAAGTTTAACAAGATCTCCTGAATAATCTACACCTGCACTGTCATTACTTGCCAGTAATGTTTCATCAGTTTTTGCTGTTGAAATATATACTTTTAAGTCGTTAAATAACTGATATTGGCCTATGGCAAAACTTACTTCTTCAACAGAAATTTCTTCAACCATATCAGCTTCTGTTCCTTCTTGTTCAAATATTCTTTCAATATTCAATTCAAGTTCATTAATTATATTAAAATTTTCGCTTGAATTGCCCGGAATTTGATATTCTATAGTTTCTTTTATATCAAAAGCATAAAATCTGTATTTCTTATTACAAGAGAAAGAGATTAATATCAAAAAAGCGAGAAGAATTGCTGTTTTTTTCATTTTATAAATTGTTTAAAAGGTGATCAAAAACATTACGTTTACTTTAAATTTTAATTTACAAATATATCAAAAATTATTTTAACACAGAATTAAAAGCTATCCCGTATGTTTTTATATTTTTTATCATTGAAACTAAACCGTTAGCTCTTGTAGGAGACAGATTTTCTTTCAGACCTACTTTTTCTATAAAAAACAAATCTGCATTCATGACTTCTTTGGGTTCTCTGTTTGATAAAACTTTGATTAATAATGCAATAATTCCTTTTGTAATAACGGCATCGCTGTCTGCTGTAAAAATAATCTTTCCGTTTTCGAGTTCACCGTTCAGCCATACTCTGGATTGGCATCCTTGAATTAAATTGCTTTTTGTTTTATTTTTTTCATCATAAGGCTCAAGATTATTTCCGAGTTCAATAATATATTCATATTTATCCATCCATTCTTCAAACATGGAGAACTCTTCAATAATTTCATTTTGAACTTCTTGTATTGTCATATTTTTTAAATTATTACATTGTTGCAGTGTTTCATTGTCTTTTTTAACAATTTAATAATGGAAGCAATGCAACAATTTTTCATTTTTTATGCAAACATCTTTTTTACTCTTATCAAACCTTCATATAATTTATCAATATCTTCTTTTGTATTATACATTGCAAAACTTGCTCTAACCGTACCGTCAATACCAAAATGTTTCATTGTAGGTTCGGCACAATGTGTTCCGGTTCTGACTGCTATACCGAGTTTGTCAAGAATCATACCTGTGTCGTAATGATGTATTCCGTTTAATAAAAAAGAAATTGCCGAAATTTTCTTTTCAGTTTGTCCGTATATTTTGATTTTATTAATTGACAGCAATTTATCTGTTGCATATTTTAATAATTTTTTTTCATACGTTTCAATTTCATCTAAACCAACAGATTGCATATATTCAATTGCTTTTGCAATACTAATTGCACCAACATAGTTAGAAGTACCGGCTTCAAACTTATACGGCAAATCTGCATATTCAGTTTTTTCAAAAGAAACAGTTTTAATCATATCTCCTCCACCTTGATAAGGCGGAATATCTTCCAATATTTCTTTTTTACCGTACAGCACACCTATTCCTGTTTCAGCAAACATTTTATGACCGGAAAATGCATAAAAATCACAATCCAAACTTTGAACATCAACTTGTTTATGTTGTACGGCTTGTGCTCCGTCTATCAGAACATAAGTTCCGTTATTATGGGCTGCATCAATAATTTCTTTAATCGGATTTATAACTCCTGTTGAATTTGCAATATGAGCAACAGCAACCAACTTTGTTTTTGGGTTTAAAAGTTTTTTATATTCATTAATTTTTAATTCCCCTTTTTCGTCAGCCGGAATAACTTTTAATACTGCATTCTTACGATAGCACAGCATTTGCCACGGAACAATATTTGAATGATGTTCTGTTTTTGCAACAAGTATTTCATCTCCTTCATTTACAAATCGTTCTCCGAAAGAATATGCTGTCAGATTAACAGCTTCAGTTGTACCTTTTGTAAAAATTATTTCTTCTGTATGTTTTGCATTAATAAATTTGCAAACAGTATCTCTGGATTTTTCGTACTCTTCCGTAGATTTAATACTTAAATAATGAACACCTCTGTGTATATTAGAATTTAAGGATGAATAAAATTTACTTACTTCATTTATAACTTGTTTCGGCTTTTGTGTTGTTGCAGCACTGTCAAGATATACAAGTT
The DNA window shown above is from Bacteroidales bacterium and carries:
- a CDS encoding energy transducer TonB, with protein sequence MEIKKNPKANLEKYKLLFLAISLVISLGALVSAFQHSSSSQGSDFSLDQNIEEEELMEITRQDMQEPEPEQPQEQQQQQTIEIIEIVDNSQDIDEDTEFDFEFDEDEEIDLEETEEEPEDKIFIYVKNMPVFPGGKLALRRYVADHVVYPAVARENGIEGTVFLRFEVTKSGKIGKVELQKGVDPLLDDEAIRVIKELPKFKPGEQNGKKVNVWYSIPVTFKLN
- the hflX gene encoding GTPase HflX, giving the protein MTMIEKGKNKQETAVVIGIITQEQSSEQVQEYLNELEFLALTAGAIVKKQFSQKRNFPDSKTFVGSGKFLEIKEYIKKNEIDAAIFDDELSPSQLRNIETELKCKVLDRTNLILDIFASRARTSHAKTQVELAQYEYLLPRLRGMWTHLERQRGGIGMRGPGEKEIETDRRIVRDKIALLKKKLEQIDKQKHVQRKNRGKLVRVALVGYTNVGKSTLMNLISKSSIFAENKLFATLDTTVRKVVIGNLPFLCADTVGFIRKLPHNLVESFKSTLDEVRESDLLLHVVDVSHPNFEEQIDVVNNTLAEIGAGNKKMFNVFNKIDSYTYIKKDEDDLSPETKENYSLDVLKNMWFANENDTVFISAKKKLNINELKEKIYAEVIKIHKIRYPYNDFLY
- a CDS encoding AI-2E family transporter, with protein sequence MKNKFNFSLQDIFFFLILISLTIAFYNILKPFIGDAFLSLMLVILFKKPFRWLRKKFKDNTKKAAGVTTVMVVVVIVIPVMFIGLIVANEVGDNYSKLEDQWPAIKEQLTEEKIKDQFSGIPYVEDYVNDVKWEDVEKKVDEIIGTLTEFAVSLLQRTFTGLAYFIIHVFIILFLLYFMFADGDYLIKRLQYLIPLKDKDEDEMMFNIEKVTDGIVINSFLLGIIEGTYGGILFAILGVPSPVFWGILMAGLSIIPLVGTNSILVPAAIIHFLIGDYVTGAIILGAGTGVVLINQNLIRPKLDAKKSGMHTAMALIASLGGLMWLGVIGFLAGPLLTAMFLVIWDQYGKKYKEKLEILNKGEE
- a CDS encoding CPBP family intramembrane metalloprotease, giving the protein MKNIPDWKEIDLDLYIYVFIVTVAFSAYYFLSNSDTLKKRFIQKTGIEKIKIYWVLFEKLLGFLFFGVIPLTFVLVVFNESLLTCGISAENFQISLYWIIGLSPILILLSYFNSKKKDNLNRYPQIRTSKWSLQLLVISALSWILYLLAYEFMFRGFLLFVSERNLGFWAAIILNIVVYSLAHIPKGIKETVGAIPFGFVLCIITLQTGNIFATFVLHAVLALSNEWFSLKANSEMSFIKKC
- the queG gene encoding tRNA epoxyqueuosine(34) reductase QueG: MIKAEAKRLGFFACGISKARFLEEEAKHLEDWLKYGKHGSMSYMENYFDKRLDPTLLVSGAKSVISLLYSYYPHELQKQKEAPVISKYAYGEDYHFVLKDKMKILMSYINEEIGEVNGRAFTDSAPVLDKKWAELSGIAWRGKHSNMLTKQTSFFFIGELIIDLELDCDKPMNSYCGTCTLCIDACPTQAITEACVVDGSKCISYFTVELKDAIPEDMKGKFQNRIFGCDICQDVCPHNRKPVFHNEERFLPHPDLLEMSKEEWQEITEDVFKRLFKKSAVKRTKFLGLRRNLDFIK
- a CDS encoding iron-sulfur cluster assembly protein; the protein is MEKDIMLPEKKILEALKTVYDPEIPVNVYDLGLIYEIDVDDYDNVDITMTLTAPNCPMADSIVRDVKEKVSEIEEINKVTVDMTFDPPWDKTMMSEQAKLELGFL
- a CDS encoding SufE family protein; its protein translation is MTIQEVQNEIIEEFSMFEEWMDKYEYIIELGNNLEPYDEKNKTKSNLIQGCQSRVWLNGELENGKIIFTADSDAVITKGIIALLIKVLSNREPKEVMNADLFFIEKVGLKENLSPTRANGLVSMIKNIKTYGIAFNSVLK
- a CDS encoding cysteine desulfurase — translated: MFDVEKIKKDFPILDQEIYGKKLVYLDSAATTQKPKQVINEVSKFYSSLNSNIHRGVHYLSIKSTEEYEKSRDTVCKFINAKHTEEIIFTKGTTEAVNLTAYSFGERFVNEGDEILVAKTEHHSNIVPWQMLCYRKNAVLKVIPADEKGELKINEYKKLLNPKTKLVAVAHIANSTGVINPIKEIIDAAHNNGTYVLIDGAQAVQHKQVDVQSLDCDFYAFSGHKMFAETGIGVLYGKKEILEDIPPYQGGGDMIKTVSFEKTEYADLPYKFEAGTSNYVGAISIAKAIEYMQSVGLDEIETYEKKLLKYATDKLLSINKIKIYGQTEKKISAISFLLNGIHHYDTGMILDKLGIAVRTGTHCAEPTMKHFGIDGTVRASFAMYNTKEDIDKLYEGLIRVKKMFA